The proteins below are encoded in one region of Phaeodactylum tricornutum CCAP 1055/1 chromosome 3, complete sequence:
- a CDS encoding predicted protein gives MAGQHGQQLALAELEGRGRDDPPFDPFLEEELEEARLAEANAAVREEEDIPEAELVGEDEENDDDDNDDDVEDVDDEVLQGSIYNNDGSLRRTKAERATLRAGAPAGGLFAILELAGSQHKITTDDLLIVNRLRPQKHFHVGSVHTLEDVMLVSSSHYTLVGMPYVRGAQVDLLVEEITMDAKVIVFRKRRRKNSQRKNGSRRDVTMLRVLDIRPPDAFQNQAHRERPPPAPLVKN, from the coding sequence ATGGCGGGACAACACGGTCAACAGCTCGCGCTCGCGGAACTGGAAGGTCGTGGTCGGGACGATCCACCCTTTGATCCCTTTCTCGAagaggaattggaagaagcccGCCTAGCGGAGGCCAACGCCGCTGTACGGGAGGAAGAAGACATCCCCGAAGCCGAACTGGTTGGtgaggacgaagaaaatgacgacgacgacaacgacgatgatgtggaagacgtggacgacgaggTCCTGCAAGGATCAATCTACAACAACGACGGATCGCTGCGACGCACCAAAGCCGAACGCGCCACGCTGCGCGCAGGAGCCCCCGCCGGCGGACTCTTCGCCATCCTCGAGCTCGCCGGCTCGCAACACAAAATCACCACGGACGATCTCCTCATTGTCAATCGCTTGCGACCGCAGAAGCATTTCCACGTCGGTTCCGTGCACACTTTGGAAGACGTGATGTTGGTCAGCTCCTCGCATTACACCCTCGTCGGTATGCCCTACGTCCGGGGCGCGCAAGTGGACTTGCTCGTGGAGGAAATTACCATGGACGCCAAAGTTATTGTCTTTCGCAAGCGCCGGAGGAAGAATTCGCAGCGCAAAAACGGTTCCCGGCGCGACGTGACTATGCTCCGTGTCCTCGATATTCGCCCGCCCGACGCCTTCCAAAACCAGGCTCACCGGGAGCGACCGCCACCGGCTCCGTTGGTCAAAAACTAG
- the Skp1;2 gene encoding predicted protein, with the protein MGSETITFISNDKQEFDLPFEAAKTAGLVEDFFESSDDNEENNDGGKPNRREMEFPRVEGRILSLIVDFLKHHNEEQMKEIPVPLGGSTFDEVMDQEWYKEFAHALSQNKTLFEVLTAANYMNIKPLLDLACLEITFKLTGMSAEQVRVYLNLPQLTAEQEAEARERHPWIFESH; encoded by the exons ATGGGGTCGGAAACGATCACGTTTATCAGCAACGACAAGCAAGAGTTCGATCTGCCGTTCGAAGCGGCCAAAACGGCCGGCCTAGTAGAGGACTTCTTTGAATCAAGCGACGACAATGAGGAAAACAATGACGGGGGGAAACCCAACCGCCGGGAGATGGAGTTCCCGCGAGTAGAAGGCCGTATCCTCAGTTTGATCGTCGATTTTCTGAAACATCACAACGAAGAGCAAATGAAGGAGATTCCGGTTCCTTTGGGAGGCTCGACTTTTGATGAG GTGATGGATCAGGAATGGTATAAAGAGTTTGCTCACGCGTTGAGCCAAAACAAGACTCTTTTCGAAGTGCTCACAGCTGCAAACTACATGAATATTAAACCACTCCTGGATTTGGCTTGTCTGGAAATTACTTTTAAGTTGACAGGCATGAGCGCGGAACAG GTTCGAGTATATCTGAACCTTCCTCAACTGACCGCAGAGCAAGAAGCGGAAGCACGGGAGCGGCATCCTTGGATTTTCGAAAGCCACTGA
- a CDS encoding predicted protein, whose protein sequence is MTTSQTRLALLLVVVAAAWMEGTSVNAFAPAAYHNNVARAKTSFRPAFPAIPVGHASTPHSFLPQSSAPRKAWTSTTSLRIAAEDFSEDKYTEAAWSSIAGLTKVSDYYSASTFEAPFVLEFMLNPNKHNGGEDADAAKRVVEKILNKAGVNLNRLRCELDEYLAKQPRVSDPTNKIMGRTLQKVLETARNGKQALGDSYVSTEGLVLAMVKEDDKFTREALMRQNVKYTDVLEVVKEMRKKSGPAISRSAESMYDALTKYGVDLTERAEQGKLDPVIGRDDEIRRAIQILSRRTKNNPVLIGDPGVGKTAIAEGIAQRMIDGDVPDSLKNCRLIGLDMGALVAGASMRGQFEERLKAVVEEVTQSDGEIILFIDEMHTVVGAGAAQGSMDASNLLKPALARGQLRCIGATTINEYRKYIEKDKALERRFQQVMIDQPTPEDTVSILRGLKPRYELHHGVRIRDEALLAAAKLSHRYIPDRFLPDKAIDLVDEACAKLNNEITSKPTILDEIDRRIIQLEMERLSLQSDFEKYEEDGNTFKATSENFRLAKIDEELGSLKYEQQELNMKWMAEKGAVDRLKDVKEKIAKVKLDIEKFEREFDLNKAAELKYSDLPPLERELEELENIGQYDLGPGEERMLRDEVVADDIAGVVAVWTGIPPGKLLESERDRILTMGDKLRERLIGQDEAIRVVTEAVQRSRAGLNDPSKPIASLIFLGPTGVGKTECAKALAEFMFDSEDALIRIDMSEYMEKHTVSRLLGAPPGYVGYDEGGQLTDAIRRRPYAVLLFDEMEKAHPDVFNVMLQLLDDGRLTDSKGNTVNFRNTICIFTSNVGSQEILDLNGSSEIGDQEIMRSRVTEAMRERFRPEFLNRIDEHVIFNSLNKNNLRGIVVLEVRRLEKRLEEKQMRLVLREEALDFLAEVGFDPVYGARPLKRTIQRELETVVARGILGGEFVDGDTILVDVVNERLNVRRATNADSLPAVFRRPTEEEEVGMFG, encoded by the exons atgacgaccaGCCAAACGCGGTTGGCCTtgctgttggtggtggtggcggcagCATGGATGGAAGGAACATCCGTGAACGCCTTTGCCCCCGCCGCTTACCACAACAACGTCGCACGTGCGAAAACGTCGTTTCGTCCAGCCTTTCCTGCCATTCCCGTCGGCCATGCTTCGACTCCGCATTCGTTCCTTCCCCAGTCGAGTGCACCACGAAAGGCTTGGACGTCGACCACGTCCTTGCGCATAGCGGCGGAAGACTTTTCCGAAGACAAGTACACCGAAGCGGCCTGGTCCTCCATTGCCGGCTTGACCAAAGTTTCGGACTACTACTCCGCCAGTACCTTTGAAGCGCCCTTTGTGTTGGAATTCATGCTGAATCCGAACAAACACAACGGCGGAGAAGACGCGGATGCCGCCAAGCGCGTCGTCGAGAAAATACTCAACAAAGCGGGCGTTAATCTCAACAGACTTCGTTGCGAACTCGATGAATATCTGGCCAAACAACCGCGAGTTTCCGATCCCACCAACAAAATTATGGGACGAACGCTGCAGAAGGTGCTGGAAACGGCACGGAATGGCAAACAGGCACTCGGG GACTCGTACGTTTCTACGGAAGGACTGGTGTTGGCAATGGTCAAAGAGGACGACAAGTTTACCCGCGAAGCATTGATGCGTCAAAACGTTAAATACACGGACGTGCTGGAAGTGGTCAAGGAAATGCGCAAAAAGAGCGGACCCGCCATTAGTCGGAGTGCCGAAAGCATGTACGATGCTCTCACCAAATACGGCGTAGACTTGACCGAACGCGCGGAACAGGGAAAGCTCGATCCGGTCATTGGAcgggacgacgaaattcGACGCGCCATCCAGATTCTGTCGCGTCGTACCAAGAACAACCCGGTTTTGATTGGAGACCCAGGGGTTGGTAAGACGGCCATTGCGGAGGGTATTGCCCAGCGTATGATTGACGGAGACGTCCCCGACAGCCTCAAGAACTGCCGCTTGATTGGTTTGGACATGGGAGCTCTAGTGGCTGGCGCCAGTATGCGTGGACAATTTGAAGAACGACTCAAGGCTGTCGTCGAGGAAGTCACCCAGAGTGACGGCGAAATCATTCTGTTCATTGACGAAATGCATACCGTCGTCGGGGCAGGCGCGGCACAGGGGTCGATGGATGCGTCGAACTTGCTCAAGCCTGCGTTGGCCCGGGGGCAACTCCGTTGTATCGGTGCCACCACCATCAATGAATACCGCAAGTACATTGAAAAGGACAAGGCTCTCGAGCGTCGCTTTCAGCAAGTCATGATTGATCAGCCAACGCCGGAAGATACCGTCAGTATTCTCCGTGGCCTCAAGCCTCGTTACGAATTGCATCACGGTGTACGTATTCGTGACGAAGCtttgttggcggcggccaagCTGAGTCATCGTTACATTCCGGATCG ATTTTTACCCGACAAGGCAATTGATCTCGTTGACGAAGCCTGTGCAAAGTTGAATAACGAGATCACATCCAAGCCGACTATTCTAGACGAGATTGATCGCCGCATTATTCAATTGGAGATGGAACGACTTTCGCTGCAATCTGACTTTGAGAAGTACGAGGAAGACGGCAACACATTCAAAGCCACGAGCGAAAATTTCCGTCTGGCAAAGATCGATGAAGAACTTGGGTCACTGAAGTACGAACAGCAAGAGCTCAATATGAAATGGATGGCGGAAAAAGGTGCCGTTGACCGCCTGAAAGatgtgaaagaaaaaatcGCCAAGGTCAAGCTCGATATTGAAAAATTTGAACGTGAATTTGATCTGAACAAGGCTGCCGAATTGAAATATTCAGACCTCCCTCCTCTGGAAAGAGAGCTGGAAGAGCTGGAAAACATCGGACAGTACGATCTTGGACCGGGCGAAGAACGAATGCTGCGAGACGAAGTTGTCGCTGATGATATCGCAGGCGTCGTGGCCGTCTGGACAGGAATTCCTCCTGGAAAATTGCTGGAGTCGGAGCGTGATCGCATCCTTACAATGGGAGACAAGCTGCGCGAACGCCTCATTGGGCAAGACGAAGCTATTCGTGTTGTTACAGAAGCAGTGCAGAGATCCCGCGCTGGTCTGAACGATCCTTCCAAACCCATCGCTTCTCTGATTT TCTTGGGACCTACTGGAGTTGGAAAAACTGAGTGTGCCAAAGCACTCGCAGAGTTTATGTTTGATAGCGAGGATGCCTTGATCCGTATCGATATGTCCGAGTATATGGAAAAGCATACCGTCTCGCGATTGCTTGGAGCACCTCCCGGTTATGTTGGTTACGATGAAGGTGGTCAGTTGACGGATGCGATTCGCCGCCGGCCGTACGCGGTCCTGTTGTTtgacgaaatggaaaaggcGCATCCTGACGTGTTCAACGTCAtgctgcagcttttggacGATGGTCGGCTGACCGACTCAAAAGGAAACACCGTCAACTTCCGCAACACGATCTGCATCTTTACGAGCAATGTGGGTAGTCAAGAAATTTTGGACTTGAATGGTTCCAGCGAAATTGGTGACCAAGAGATTATGAGGTCTAGGGTGACCGAGGCGATGCGCGAACGATTCCGTCCCGAGTTTTTGAATCGTATCGATGAACATGTCATCTTCAATAGTCTGAACAAAAACAACCTGCGAGgtattgttgttttggaagtGCGACGATTGGAGAAGCGCCTGGAAGAGAAGCAAATGCGTCTGGTCTTGCGAGAGGAGGCGCTCGACTTTCTGGCCGAAGTTGGTTTCGATCCCGTGTACGGCGCCCGACCGCTCAAGCGAACCATTCAGCGCGAGCTCGAAACAGTGGTCGCTCGGGGAATTCTAGGTGGAGAATTCGTGGACGGCGATACTATTCTCGTGGATGTGGTTAATGAGCGCTTGAACGTGCGTAGAGCCACCAATGCGGATTCACTTCCAGCAGTATTCAGGCGCccaacggaagaagaggaagtcGGAATGTTTGGCTGA
- a CDS encoding predicted protein has product AVLEQVCLGALDAHDPGTAEVCLDKLKAAGIAKESTRFRRLLARCLEGAEDYAGAEIIYDDLLKESPANLQALKRKYCMLKAQVGKEVESMEALNVYLKQVYADSGAWYEMARLRKELGDFKGAAFALEEVILGVPSDAKMHVELAECYATIGGMENLLSARKHMAQALELDATDRRAQFGLVSVA; this is encoded by the coding sequence GCCGTGCTCGAGCAAGTGTGTTTAGGCGCGCTCGATGCGCATGATCCGGGAACGGCCGAAGTCTGTTTGGACAAACTCAAAGCGGCCGGCATTGCCAAGGAGTCCACCCGCTTCCGCCGTTTGCTGGCACGCTGTCTGGAAGGAGCGGAAGACTACGCCGGTGCGGAAATCATTTACGACGACTTGCTCAAAGAGAGCCCGGCAAACTTGCAAGCGTTGAAAAGAAAGTACTGCATGTTGAAAGCTCAAGTCGGGAAAGAAGTCGAATCAATGGAAGCATTGAATGTGTATCTGAAGCAGGTGTACGCGGATTCGGGGGCGTGGTACGAGATGGCGCGATTGCGAAAAGAGCTCGGTGATTTTAAGGGTGCAGCGTTTGCGCTTGAAGAAGTCATACTTGGAGTACCTTCAGACGCCAAAATGCATGTCGAATTAGCAGAGTGTTACGCCACAATAGGAGGAATGGAGAATCTTCTCTCGGCGCGGAAACACATGGCACAGGCACTCGAACTGGATGCCACGGACCGCAGGGCACAGTTTGGCCTCGTCTCAGTTGCC
- a CDS encoding predicted protein, protein MMPFRMLKDAPRELEDASFGVQIIYYEDFYYALVFLTAVYLSGRVASLLRMPALTGEIVAGILLGPPLANFAPIPQAWVLLGEIGLRLRMAIRLILTVLEAAMDIDVKNLKVIGIRGFTIAVVGSILPISIGISLAYGMGFEGKAAIGAGATFGPTSMGIALNVLKNGGISSTPLGQLIVSAAIVDDMLALVILSQLEALTGEITVVGVVVPILSAFLFLLLGGYIALFVLPNIREKYLISKIPSEHRDEAQLIILFGILLAMVPATFYAQASYLMGGFVTGLAFCSAEGTHQLFISQFKRVTTWCMRMFFAASIGFQVPVRDFGDVQVLWRGMVFFSSLFGKLAVGFLVPNMHESRNFTGPHLRDCLITGFSMASEGEFAFVIAVFAVDNGLTDRGLYASVVLAVLLSEIIPPFLLRYTIAKYEVSKTEPTTRHRSDVESENPLETLSNSEYNHSQGQ, encoded by the exons ATGATGCCATTCCGAATGCTTAAGGATGCTCCCCGGGAACTAGAAGATGCGTCTTTCGGAGTCCAAATTATTTATTATGAGGACTTTTACTACGCGCTCGTTTTCCTTACAGCAGTCTACCTGTCCGGACGTGTCGCCAGCCTTTTACGGATGCCGGCCTTGACCGGGGAAATTGTTGCTGGCATTCTCTTGGGACCGCCACTGGCTAACTTTGCTCCCATCCCTCAAGCGTGGGTGCTGCTCGGAGAAATCGG GCTAAGGCTCCGGATGGCAATAAGACTTATTTTGACAGTGCTCGAAGCTGCCATGGACATTGACGTCAAGAATTTGAAAGTTATTGGAATACGCGGATTTACAATCGCTGTAGTTGGATCGATTTTACCAATTTCAATCGGAATTAGCTTGGCCTACGGCATGGGGTTTGAAGGTAAGGCAGCAATTGGGGCTGGCGCAACGTTCGGGCCGACATCAATGGGCATCGCGCTGAACGTTCTCAAGAACGGTGGAATTTCATCAACACCCCTTGGTCAGCTGATTGTTTCGGCCGCAATTGTAGACGATATGCTCGCATTGGTGATTTTGAGTCAGCTCGAGGCCTTGACCGGGGAGATCACAGTGGTTGGTGTCGTTGTTCCGATTCTTTCggccttcctttttctcttgcTCGGGGGTTATATTGCGCTCTTTGTATTACCGAATATCAGAGAGAAATATTTGATTAGCAAAATCCCATCCGAACATCGCGATGAGGCTCAACTCATCATACTCTTCGGGATCCTTCTAGCAATGGTACCAGCGACGTTTTACGCCCAAGCATCGTATTTAATGGGAGGATTCGTCACTGGTCTTGCCTTTTGTAGCGCAGAGGGAACCCATCAGCTTTTCATTAGTCAGTTCAAGCGAGTAACAACGTGGTGCATGCGAATGTTCTTCGCGGCAAGCATTGGCTTCCAAGTCCCCGTCAGGGATTTCGGAGACGTCCAGGTACTTTGGCGCGGAATGGTATTTTTCTCGTCGCTGTTCGGAAAACTTGCGGTTGGGTTTCTCGTCCCGAATATGCATGAAAGCCGCAACTTCACCGGCCCCCATCTTCGCGACTGCTTGATTACGGGTTTCAGCATGGCGTCGGAAGGAGAGTTCGCCTTCGTTATCGCGGTGTTTGCCGTCGATAACGGTCTAACCGATCGTGGATTGTACGCCAGTGTCGTATTGGCAGTCCTCCTGAGTGAGATTATTCCTCCGTTCCTTTTGCGATACACGATTGCCAAGTATGAAGTTTCAAAAACAGAACCAACGACTCGACATCGTAGCGATGTCGAATCAGAGAACCCATTGGAAACTTTGTCGAATTCTGAGTACAATCATAGTCAGGGACAATAA
- a CDS encoding predicted protein: MHSNLIRWASSSSVGRRHVVTVASRSWWVRCFSTTSSGPGRGGYRRPRPKAMHSSAAHPHSVAAVATAPSTSTVWNHQPAKDAVPRPSVEALKTIFTASAIPMVGFGFMDNFVMIQAGQYIDSTLGVQLGLATMTAAAAGQVVSDVSGVVFGGTLERFLQRLGLIRSPCLTSAQRQLPITRNVTMAGAVLGVIVGCALGACTLCFVDLEARDRIHHATQLRDLVTDLVAGGSADEAALVCERATVHVKQTGSYDLAHMKMEPNALTSLVLLEDGSNGSAAARDCAAQREVIVDENGKALYAPVVKLNGDVMAVVELRKSDQMEAFRPADLHTAKVMGRHIAIFMDRIIES, translated from the exons ATGCATTCGAATCTAATACGCTGGGCATCCAGCTCTTCCGTGGGACGTCGTCACGTCGTTACCGTCGCATCCCGCTCGTGGTGGGTCCGGTGTTTTTCCACCACTTCGTCGGGCCCGGGGCGCGGTGGATACCGCCGCCCCCGTCCCAAAGCGATGCACTCCTCCGCCGCCCATCCCCACTCCGTTGCGGCGGTAGCTACCGCACCCTCGACGTCGACCGTCTGGAACCACCAACCCGCGAAAGACGCCGTGCCGCGGCCTTCCGTCGAGGCTCTCAAAACCATATTCACAGCCTCGGCCATTCCCATGGTAGGGTTTGGCTTTATGGACAATTTT GTTATGATTCAAGCCGGACAGTACATTGACAGTACACTTGGTGTGCAGTTGGGTCTCGCCACCATGACGGCGGCTGCTGCGGGACAAGTCGTCTCGGACGTCAGTGGCGTAGTGTTCGGAGGAACGTTGGAGCGCTTTCTACAGCGGTTGGGTTTGATACGATCGCCCTGTCTTACATCAGCCCAACGCCAGTTGCCGATCACTCGGAACGTCACCATGGCCGGCGCCGTGCTCGGGGTCATTGTCGGTTGCGCACTCGGAGCCTGTACCTTGTGCTTTGTGGATTTGGAAGCCCGTGATCGCATACATCACGCCACACAGTTGCGGGATTTGGTCACCGACCTGGTCGCCGGTGGGAGTGCCGACGAAGCCGCGCTCGTCTGTGAACGCGCAACCGTGCACGTCAAGCAGACGGGCTCCTACGATCTCGCGCACATGAAGATGGAACCGAACGCCCTCACCAGTCTCgtgcttttggaagacgggTCCAACGGTAGTGCGGCGGCCAGGGATTGTGCCGCGCAACGAGAGGTCATTGTCGACGAGAACGGCAAGGCTCTTTACGCACCCGTCGTCAAACTGAACGGTGACGTCATGGCGGTAGTGGAACTGCGGAAAAGCGATCAGATGGAAGCCTTCCGTCCGGCCGATCTGCATACGGCCAAGGTCATGGGACGCCACATTGCCATTTTCATGGACCGGATCATTGAATCCTAA
- a CDS encoding predicted protein, whose protein sequence is MTSIESPRKMVQVVAPCTMQAGYTFMTQYGDAVIPVTVPPGGVQEGQLFTIPFPSKGDLSSEITPFILNHSVADEDSQLGKWTDSLFDCFRYGPCHVHLLNAVFCPQLLMAQILTRLKMNWLGERSPDNEWQQTFRVVLLMTLSYWTVYALLAPPSPIWIQDEQGRIVRLPNQQQVPALQVILYNLLSLLFGLYTLIVLTKLRRIIRLRYEIPVQFPRLGPWEDFCCAFWCGCCSVAQMARQTCEYDQQSSACCSPTGFGTSLHHPILVV, encoded by the exons ATGACCAGTATCGAATCACCGAGGAAAATGGTGCAAGTGGTCGCACCCTGCACGATGCAAGCTG GGTACACATTCATGACCCAGTACGGCGATGCTGTCATTCCGGTGACTGTG CCGCCAGGCGGAGTACAAGAAGGACAATTATTTACGATTCCGTTCCCATCCAAAGGAGATTTGTCTTCGGAAATCACTCCATTTATTCTCAATCACAGTGTcgccgacgaagacagcCAGCTCGGGAAATGGACCGACTCCTTGTTTGACTGCTTCCGATACGGTCCTTGTCACGTGCACCTTTTAAACGCCGTCTTTTGTCCCCAGTTGCTCATGGCgcagattttgacaagacTTAAGATGAACTGGCTAGGAGAACGGTCCCCGGACAATGAATGGCAACAAACGTTCCGGGTAGTTTTGCTTATGACCTTGTCTTACTGGACCGTGTATGCGCTACTTGCCCCACCGTCACCCATCTGGATACAGGATGAGCAGGGTCGGATAGTCCGATTACCCAATCAACAACAAGTACCAGCTTTGCAAGTGATTCTTTACAATCTACTatctttgctttttggtttGTATACTTTGATTGTTTTGACCAAGCTAAGACGCATAATCCGCCTTCGCTACGAGATTCCCGTCCAATTTCCTCGATTGGGTCCGTGGGAAGACTTTTGTTGCGCGTTTTGGTGCGGTTGTTGTTCGGTCGCACAAATGGCTCGGCAAACCTGTGAATACGACCAACAGTCGTCCGCCTGCTGTTCCCCGACCGGGTTCGGAACGTCTCTGCACCATCCCATCTTGGTGGTATAA
- a CDS encoding predicted protein → MCGNRAVDGVNRKKGGKHWLTRGSCFVVTPSPTLTLWSEERDLSVLCWCTVPNRDVTWRVIVGENQPSWSHANEFTRNISGQRRRERLGAEGRTMHVGWPPRRGLFWSIALLLLSAVTSLNSSTMNRRRFSHRLASLVALVAGTGGSPGGAHAFATPRVTATPSAVTVRGEEAVPATVAYRPLTVAVDALGVTVPVACWFPVNNDPDVTAAPAPTTRTRTQVVAYPHRISIRRIGQLLAGWNFIPDFAARNFALQPTCTKVADGTSVNLPTAGPVVILAHGYLGSRFDLSHLAETLAQKGFTCLSAEYPESLAASYDRVDGLDRRVITDAILRSLTNEWNMQPSSYGIVGHSLGCGTAIQTGDDTWARVLIAGFPRNRDGSTMQGNQLFLASMNDGLFASPRNPAGKQIVPADYVLLEEETLGQTGVLPRRAALVYDRPDAPNHISFLAEGVNDAMIDLLSPLLPLAQALSIPVLDFDRYQLSRDSASTAAIVHPLILRYLQQEMRP, encoded by the coding sequence ATGTGCGGTAATCGTGCGGTTGACGGTGTCAATCGTAAAAAAGGCGGAAAGCATTGGTTGACACGTGGAAGCTGTTTCGTTGTCACACCATCTCCAACCCTGACCCTATGGTCAGAAGAAAGGGATCTTTCAGTCTTGTGCTGGTGCACCGTTCCCAATCGTGACGTGACGTGGCGTGTGATCGTTGGAGAAAATCAACCGAGCTGGTCCCACGCAAACGAATTTACCAGAAATATCTCGGGACAACGCCGACGGGAACGTCTCGGAGCCGAGGGAAGGACCATGCATGTGGGCTGGCCCCCACGACGAGGGCTGTTCTGGTCGATTGCCTTGCTCCTTCTATCGGCAGTAACAAGCCTCAACAGTTCCACCATGAATCGACGCCGATTTTCTCACCGCCTGGCGAGTTTGGTCGCGTTGGTCGCGGGCACTGGCGGCTCGCCAGGGGGCGCACACGCGTTCGCGACGCCGCGGGTCACCGCCACTCCGTCTGCCGTTACCGTCCGTGGAGAAGAGGCAGTCCCCGCAACGGTGGCGTACCGACCTCTGACGGTAGCAGTGGATGCCTTGGGCGTGACCGTTCCCGTGGCTTGTTGGTTCCCCGTCAACAATGATCCGGACGTGACCGCTGCCCCGGCACCCACCACGCGTACCCGAACGCAAGTAGTCGCCTACCCGCACCGCATTTCGATTCGAAGGATTGGTCAGCTTTTGGCTGGCTGGAATTTCATTCCCGACTTTGCGGCACGTAACTTTGCGCTCCAACCCACCTGTACGAAAGTTGCCGACGGAACCAGCGTGAACCTGCCCACTGCGGGACCGGTAGTCATCTTAGCGCACGGTTATTTGGGGAGTCGCTTTGATCTGTCACACTTGGCGGAAACACTGGCCCAAAAAGGCTTTACCTGTTTGTCCGCCGAGTATCCCGAATCTCTCGCAGCATCGTACGATCGCGTGGACGGCTTGGATCGTCGAGTCATTACGGACGCAATCCTGCGATCTCTCACCAACGAGTGGAACATGCAGCCCTCGAGTTACGGAATCGTTGGTCACTCACTCGGTTGTGGGACGGCGATACAAACTGGTGACGACACCTGGGCACGGGTCCTCATTGCCGGCTTTCCGCGGAACCGCGACGGGTCGACAATGCAGGGCAATCAGCTCTTTTTGGCCTCCATGAACGACGGTCTCTTTGCGTCACCACGCAATCCGGCCGGCAAACAGATTGTACCCGCGGATTATGTCTTGCTCGAAGAAGAGACGCTTGGGCAAACGGGCGTCCTACCCCGCCGTGCCGCCTTGGTGTACGATCGTCCCGACGCACCCAACCATATTTCGTTTCTTGCCGAAGGCGTTAACGACGCTATGATTGACCTTCTCTCGCCCTTGCTGCCATTGGCACAGGCACTCAGCATTCCAGTTCTAGACTTTGATCGGTATCAGCTTTCACGAGACTCGGCGTCGACGGCAGCGATTGTGCATCCGTTAATACTCCGCTACTTGCAACAAGAAATGCGACCGTAG